A genome region from Longimicrobium sp. includes the following:
- a CDS encoding SDR family oxidoreductase yields the protein MAGILDGKTAVVTGGSKGIGYSIGEYLARAAANVVISARNAGEVKAAADRLNALGAGTVIGVQADVRSYEDVQRMIAAAAELGDGLDILINNAGVGGFAPMDQISVDLWHSIIETNLNGVFYCCREAVPHMRKRGAGWIINIGSLAGKNPFAGGAAYNASKFAIVGFSEAMMLDVREDNIRTSYIMPGSVATYFNDHTPNEADAWKIQPGDIAQIVMDLLAMNPRTLPSRVEVRPSRPPKR from the coding sequence ATGGCGGGGATTCTGGACGGGAAGACGGCCGTGGTGACGGGCGGCAGCAAGGGGATCGGCTACTCGATCGGCGAGTACCTGGCGCGGGCCGCCGCCAACGTGGTGATCTCGGCCCGCAACGCCGGCGAGGTGAAGGCCGCGGCGGACCGGCTGAATGCGCTAGGAGCGGGCACCGTGATCGGCGTGCAGGCCGACGTGCGGAGCTACGAAGACGTGCAGCGGATGATCGCGGCGGCGGCGGAACTGGGGGATGGGCTCGACATCCTGATCAACAACGCCGGCGTGGGCGGGTTCGCGCCGATGGACCAGATCTCGGTCGACCTCTGGCATTCGATCATCGAAACCAACCTGAACGGCGTCTTCTACTGCTGCCGCGAGGCCGTGCCCCACATGCGCAAGCGCGGCGCGGGGTGGATCATCAACATCGGCTCGCTGGCGGGCAAGAACCCGTTCGCGGGCGGCGCGGCGTACAACGCCAGCAAGTTCGCCATCGTGGGCTTCAGCGAGGCGATGATGCTGGACGTGCGGGAGGACAACATCCGCACCAGCTACATCATGCCCGGCTCCGTGGCGACGTACTTCAACGACCACACGCCCAACGAGGCCGACGCCTGGAAGATCCAGCCCGGGGACATCGCGCAGATCGTGATGGACCTGCTGGCCATGAACCCGCGCACCCTTCCCTCCCGCGTGGAGGTTCGCCCGAGCCGCCCGCCCAAGCGCTGA
- a CDS encoding HAD family acid phosphatase — protein MAGEGKGGTAAASAAGESGRGPKVRAMIWDLDGTLSDDKARAHFVEVEQGRARDWKSYFDAIDADPPIAASMEVLRAMHAAGIRIIFLTGRPEYTRPKTERWLRANGLTDYDALVMRPGGDFRPAGYFKVEAVARLRRKYELVCAFEDRIDVAEALRQAGVPVFLYGAGAEAAAEALEALDVGQDDLTSGGDPRRGHEKRYKPRRAEDT, from the coding sequence ATGGCCGGCGAGGGGAAGGGCGGCACGGCGGCGGCGTCCGCGGCGGGCGAGTCCGGGCGCGGGCCGAAGGTGCGCGCGATGATCTGGGACCTGGACGGCACCCTCTCCGACGACAAGGCGCGCGCCCACTTCGTGGAGGTGGAGCAGGGGCGGGCGCGCGACTGGAAGTCCTACTTCGACGCCATCGACGCCGACCCGCCCATCGCCGCCTCGATGGAGGTGCTGCGGGCGATGCACGCGGCGGGAATCCGCATCATCTTCCTGACCGGCCGGCCCGAGTACACGCGCCCCAAGACGGAGCGCTGGCTGAGGGCCAACGGGCTGACCGACTACGACGCGCTGGTGATGCGCCCCGGGGGCGACTTCCGGCCGGCGGGCTACTTCAAGGTCGAGGCGGTGGCGCGGCTGCGGCGGAAGTACGAGCTGGTGTGCGCCTTCGAGGACCGCATCGACGTGGCCGAGGCGCTACGCCAGGCCGGCGTGCCCGTCTTCCTCTACGGCGCCGGTGCCGAAGCCGCGGCCGAGGCCCTGGAAGCTCTCGACGTCGGCCAGGACGACCTCACCTCCGGCGGCGATCCGCGGCGCGGACATGAGAAGCGATACAAACCCCGCCGCGCTGAAGACACTTAG